One Bacteriovorax sp. PP10 DNA window includes the following coding sequences:
- a CDS encoding NAD-dependent epimerase/dehydratase family protein, translated as MEKTKRNVLITGASGYLGGRIYTTLSSLGYNCILAARNTEKLTQIFPEAECRVLDISSEETFKSALIKIDDIIHLASMNHQDSESNPSLAQKINVDMTDKLIKTAITSNVQKFIYFSTFHVYGNTQGVISEKTPPSPLSIYAKTHLEAETLLLKYHDHIEGKVIRLSNAIGSPLTRETSAWSLVVNDLCRQAVENNNMILKSSGLQKRDFIPASSIGHAIDVLLKTKHQEKTPVYNLGSGQTLSIIKMAEMIRDLCQRELKRKPEITKLSELPLLETVADFQYQCKKIRDLGYTPSITIEDEIRNTLIQLNHDNN; from the coding sequence ATGGAAAAAACTAAAAGAAATGTTCTTATAACTGGCGCCAGTGGATACCTCGGAGGCAGGATTTATACAACCCTGAGCTCTCTGGGCTATAACTGTATCTTAGCCGCGAGAAATACTGAAAAGCTGACTCAGATTTTTCCAGAAGCAGAATGCAGAGTGCTAGATATTTCTTCAGAAGAAACTTTCAAAAGCGCCTTGATTAAAATTGATGACATCATTCACCTTGCCTCAATGAATCATCAAGACTCTGAATCCAATCCAAGCCTTGCCCAAAAGATTAATGTCGACATGACTGACAAACTTATTAAAACCGCTATTACATCTAATGTTCAAAAGTTTATTTATTTTTCTACTTTTCATGTTTATGGAAATACTCAAGGTGTAATCAGCGAAAAAACACCTCCTTCTCCACTATCAATTTATGCAAAAACTCACCTAGAAGCAGAAACACTTCTTCTTAAATATCACGATCACATTGAAGGAAAAGTGATCAGACTCTCCAATGCAATAGGATCTCCGCTTACGAGAGAGACCAGTGCATGGTCCTTAGTAGTAAATGACTTGTGCCGCCAAGCCGTGGAAAACAACAACATGATTTTGAAATCCAGCGGACTCCAAAAGCGGGACTTTATCCCAGCAAGCTCCATTGGACACGCAATTGATGTCCTTTTAAAAACAAAACACCAAGAGAAAACTCCGGTTTATAACCTAGGGTCTGGACAAACATTAAGCATAATAAAAATGGCCGAAATGATTCGCGATCTCTGCCAGAGGGAACTAAAAAGAAAACCTGAAATTACCAAGCTCTCAGAATTGCCACTTCTGGAAACCGTGGCTGATTTTCAGTATCAATGCAAAAAGATACGCGATCTCGGTTACACTCCTAGCATTACAATTGAAGATGAGATAAGAAATACTCTTATTCAACTAAATCATGACAACAATTAA
- the neuB gene encoding N-acetylneuraminate synthase, producing the protein MENKSVLIIAEAGVNHNGDIGLAKELIDLAVEAGVDIVKFQTFKSENLVTKNAAMAGYQVENTGKEDSQLAMLKKLELQDNEFKELQRYCVEKKIRFFSTGFDIESLIFLKSLNMGLWKVPSGEITNLPYLEFIGRCNEPVILSTGMATLEEVEAAIKVLVNAGTDKKNISVLHCNTDYPTRFEDVHLNAMKTMRERLGVEIGYSDHTAGVEISVAAVALGAKVIEKHFTIDKNLPGPDHKASLDPNELKALVIQIRNIEKALGRFEKIPTERESKNIQVARKSIVAKADIKIGDVFTMENLTTKRPGTGISPMKWHEVLGTKAAKNYQEDDLI; encoded by the coding sequence GTGGAAAATAAAAGTGTGTTAATTATTGCTGAAGCAGGTGTTAACCATAATGGTGATATAGGACTTGCAAAAGAATTGATTGATTTAGCAGTTGAGGCCGGCGTGGACATTGTTAAGTTTCAGACTTTCAAATCTGAAAACTTAGTGACGAAAAATGCTGCTATGGCCGGTTACCAGGTTGAGAATACAGGAAAAGAAGACTCTCAGCTGGCAATGTTAAAAAAACTAGAACTTCAAGATAATGAGTTTAAAGAATTACAACGTTATTGTGTTGAAAAGAAGATCAGATTCTTCTCAACAGGATTTGATATCGAAAGCCTGATATTTTTAAAATCTCTCAATATGGGGTTATGGAAAGTTCCATCGGGAGAGATTACAAATCTTCCTTACCTGGAATTTATCGGAAGATGCAATGAACCGGTTATCCTGTCTACTGGGATGGCGACACTTGAAGAAGTTGAAGCGGCCATTAAAGTTTTAGTGAATGCAGGAACAGATAAGAAAAATATATCTGTCCTTCACTGCAATACTGATTACCCGACTCGTTTTGAAGATGTTCACTTGAATGCTATGAAAACGATGAGAGAGCGCTTAGGTGTAGAAATTGGATACTCTGACCACACGGCAGGAGTTGAAATTTCAGTAGCAGCGGTTGCTCTTGGAGCAAAAGTGATAGAGAAGCATTTCACTATTGATAAAAATCTTCCAGGTCCAGACCATAAAGCTTCATTAGATCCAAATGAGCTAAAAGCATTGGTTATTCAGATTAGAAACATTGAAAAGGCTTTGGGACGATTTGAAAAAATTCCCACTGAAAGAGAATCTAAAAATATTCAAGTGGCCAGAAAATCTATTGTTGCTAAGGCTGATATAAAAATAGGTGATGTCTTCACTATGGAAAATTTAACGACGAAACGTCCAGGAACAGGTATTAGTCCAATGAAATGGCATGAAGTTCTTGGAACGAAAGCAGCTAAGAATTACCAAGAAGATGATTTAATATGA
- a CDS encoding class I SAM-dependent methyltransferase, whose product MENDLTNQDFWIHYWSNLQLPISVDEGFKNDHVIAQEILNAIPANPNFHALEIGCAPGKWLSFLARKLQCKVTGIEYVSLAANKTVENLTLQNIKNFEIITGDFFKYTTEEKYDIVLSLGFIEHFDNFETVLEQQLSLVATNGYLIMGIPRFVGMNYYMQKLIDKKIINKLLPAHNLKTMNLEIYERFGKKHGLKILSNKYIGGFERGLFPVAEIKNSPYRIFCKIIMRVLDLFFGNINSNYSSSYQIAIFQK is encoded by the coding sequence ATGGAAAACGATCTTACAAATCAAGATTTTTGGATACACTATTGGTCAAATTTACAACTCCCAATATCTGTAGATGAAGGCTTTAAAAATGACCACGTTATTGCTCAGGAAATACTGAATGCAATCCCTGCAAATCCAAATTTTCACGCCTTAGAAATCGGCTGCGCTCCCGGCAAATGGCTTAGCTTTCTAGCTCGTAAACTTCAGTGTAAAGTAACTGGAATTGAATATGTTTCCCTAGCTGCCAATAAAACAGTCGAAAATTTAACACTACAAAATATAAAAAATTTTGAAATCATCACCGGGGATTTTTTCAAATACACCACCGAAGAAAAATACGATATTGTCCTTTCACTTGGTTTTATTGAACACTTCGACAACTTCGAAACTGTTTTAGAACAACAACTTTCACTTGTTGCCACAAATGGGTATTTAATCATGGGAATTCCCCGCTTTGTTGGAATGAATTATTACATGCAAAAGCTTATTGATAAAAAGATCATCAATAAACTACTTCCTGCTCATAATTTAAAAACGATGAACCTAGAAATATATGAACGCTTTGGCAAAAAACATGGCTTAAAAATCTTGAGTAATAAATATATTGGCGGATTTGAAAGAGGTTTATTTCCGGTTGCTGAAATAAAAAATTCTCCTTATCGAATTTTCTGCAAAATTATTATGCGAGTGCTGGATCTCTTTTTTGGCAATATTAATTCTAACTACAGCTCAAGCTATCAAATTGCGATCTTTCAAAAATGA
- a CDS encoding NeuD/PglB/VioB family sugar acetyltransferase has protein sequence MKDLYLIGGGGHCRSCIDVIELEGQYRILGIFDRKENIGGEVLGYKIIGSDDDLAQYVSQSTFFLITVGQIKTADIRINIFDKLISLKAKLATVISPRSYVAKHAAVLEGTIVLHDALINSNAKVGMNCIINTKSLIEHDAVVGDHCHVSTAAVINGGCIIENGSFVGSNTVLKESITVPEKSVIPAGSFYRGK, from the coding sequence ATGAAAGACCTGTACCTAATTGGTGGAGGGGGGCATTGCCGTTCATGTATCGATGTTATCGAACTTGAAGGTCAATATAGAATCCTTGGGATCTTTGATCGCAAAGAAAATATCGGAGGAGAAGTCCTTGGATATAAAATTATCGGAAGTGATGATGATCTTGCTCAATATGTTTCTCAATCTACTTTCTTTCTGATTACAGTCGGACAAATTAAGACGGCAGACATCAGAATAAATATCTTTGATAAATTAATAAGTCTTAAAGCAAAGCTAGCGACAGTGATTTCTCCAAGATCATATGTCGCAAAACATGCAGCAGTTTTAGAAGGAACGATTGTCCTTCACGATGCTCTTATCAATTCAAACGCTAAAGTTGGTATGAATTGTATTATCAATACAAAATCATTAATTGAGCACGATGCAGTTGTCGGTGATCACTGTCACGTTTCAACAGCAGCTGTTATCAATGGTGGATGTATTATCGAGAATGGATCTTTTGTTGGAAGTAATACTGTCTTGAAAGAGAGCATTACAGTGCCAGAGAAATCAGTTATTCCAGCGGGGAGTTTTTATCGTGGAAAATAA
- a CDS encoding NAD-dependent epimerase/dehydratase family protein codes for MKKQTVIITGASGNLGQQLQKHSPYELVLVDRNNWNELSKTPFNSVRAIIHSAYDLKKDLNTDPAEVLDSNIVSTGRSLKLCKDAGIEQFVFISSCSVYGDSSNTSEEKAKTPITMNGFTKAYNEELVMSFCKANNINYLILRPFNSYGGNDTFSVVQKLIFCAQNNQVFNLANGGIAERDFIHVEDVAKMTYMLMEKNLSNAIVNVGSGESVRILDLVKAIEAKFGMIKVNKINKPDEAIYSRANLKKLRELIDYEPMSIFDFIQKL; via the coding sequence ATAAAAAAACAAACTGTTATTATCACTGGCGCCAGTGGAAACTTAGGGCAACAGCTTCAAAAACATAGCCCATATGAACTTGTGCTAGTTGATCGAAACAACTGGAATGAATTGTCAAAAACACCATTCAATTCTGTACGTGCAATTATTCATAGTGCTTATGACTTAAAAAAAGATTTAAATACAGATCCGGCAGAAGTTCTGGATTCAAACATTGTTTCTACAGGAAGAAGCCTTAAACTCTGTAAAGATGCAGGGATTGAGCAATTTGTTTTTATCAGTAGCTGTTCTGTCTATGGTGATTCAAGCAATACTTCAGAAGAAAAGGCCAAGACCCCCATTACAATGAATGGTTTTACTAAAGCCTATAATGAAGAATTAGTGATGAGTTTTTGCAAGGCCAATAATATAAACTATCTGATTTTGAGACCATTTAATTCTTACGGTGGAAACGACACTTTCTCAGTTGTACAAAAACTTATTTTCTGTGCTCAAAATAACCAGGTATTTAATCTGGCCAACGGAGGAATCGCTGAAAGAGATTTTATTCATGTAGAAGACGTTGCTAAGATGACTTACATGCTTATGGAGAAAAATCTTTCAAACGCCATCGTTAATGTTGGATCGGGTGAATCTGTCAGAATTCTCGATCTCGTCAAGGCCATTGAAGCAAAATTTGGTATGATTAAAGTCAACAAAATCAATAAACCGGACGAAGCTATCTATTCTCGCGCTAACCTTAAAAAATTAAGAGAACTCATTGATTATGAACCTATGAGTATTTTTGATTTCATCCAGAAACTTTAA
- a CDS encoding glycosyltransferase family 2 protein, with amino-acid sequence MINEPHTDNTTPIVSVVIPTYNHAHFLTKALSSLKEQTITNWEAIIVNNYSTDNTEEVVQSFSDERFRLINFKNNGVIAASRNQGIQHSRGEYVAFLDSDDYWYPNKLARSLKLLQEGTCDLICNSEDFVENNQKIATWHHGPDNRGTYTQLLVKGNCVSTSATIVRKSFLTQLNGFREDTRFITAEDYDLWLRLAKAGCRFKFIHEILGAHLKHANNNSGAVVKHFNAVSQVLEDHLEKLPTSSKSSVIKKACQAVITYGAARQFASQGQLSNSARFFSKSIRLNPFRMKTYVGFFLLVMKALASAPRSLYGKN; translated from the coding sequence GTGATAAATGAACCACATACAGATAATACTACTCCCATTGTGTCAGTTGTAATTCCAACCTACAATCACGCTCATTTTCTTACCAAAGCACTTTCCTCGCTTAAAGAGCAGACTATTACCAATTGGGAAGCCATTATTGTTAATAATTACTCTACGGATAATACTGAAGAAGTTGTTCAATCATTTTCCGATGAACGATTCCGCCTTATCAACTTTAAAAATAATGGAGTTATTGCAGCTTCCCGCAATCAAGGAATCCAGCACTCGAGAGGTGAGTATGTAGCCTTTCTCGACTCTGACGACTACTGGTATCCAAATAAGCTTGCTCGCTCTCTCAAACTTCTCCAAGAAGGTACCTGTGATCTGATTTGCAATAGTGAGGATTTTGTCGAAAACAATCAAAAAATTGCAACATGGCACCATGGACCAGACAATCGCGGCACCTATACTCAGCTTTTAGTGAAGGGGAATTGTGTTTCCACCTCGGCCACTATCGTTAGAAAAAGTTTTTTGACTCAGCTCAATGGCTTCCGAGAAGATACTCGTTTTATTACAGCTGAAGATTATGATCTCTGGCTTCGTCTGGCGAAAGCCGGATGCCGCTTTAAATTTATTCATGAAATCCTAGGTGCTCATCTTAAACATGCCAATAATAATAGCGGTGCTGTTGTAAAACACTTCAATGCCGTCTCTCAAGTCTTAGAAGATCATCTTGAAAAATTGCCAACGTCTTCAAAATCTTCAGTTATAAAAAAAGCATGCCAAGCCGTCATTACTTACGGCGCAGCCAGACAATTTGCCTCTCAAGGACAACTTTCCAACTCTGCACGTTTTTTTTCTAAATCTATTCGATTGAATCCTTTCCGAATGAAAACTTATGTTGGATTCTTCTTATTAGTCATGAAAGCTCTAGCATCAGCTCCAAGAAGTCTGTATGGAAAAAACTAA
- a CDS encoding LegC family aminotransferase, producing MYKDIVEFVKTLYPNESFVPLHAPLFQGNEKKYVDDCIDSTFVSSVGQYVNKFEDMMCAYTGAKYAIATTNGTSALHMALMLVGVERDTEVLSQALTFVATANAISYIGAIPAFIDSGKENLGMCPKSLEEFLTENTEVRDNATFNKRTQRRISACVPMHVFGHPVEMDEIQRLCKKFNIPLVEDAAESLGSFYKGEHTGLKGDVGILSFNGNKIVTCGGGGMIITNNETLAKRGKHLTTTAKQPHKWEFYHDEIGYNYRLPNLNAALACAQMENLPAFVENKRQTAAEYRNYFAKKGIRFVDEPKDTQSNFWLNAIEFNSRKERDEFLEYSNNNGVMSRPIWRLMTDLPAFSHAFKMPMTNASHYVDTIINIPSSVRMNK from the coding sequence ATGTATAAAGACATCGTTGAATTTGTAAAAACGCTTTACCCGAATGAAAGCTTCGTTCCTCTTCATGCACCACTTTTTCAAGGTAACGAAAAAAAATACGTGGATGACTGTATCGATTCAACATTTGTTTCGAGTGTCGGTCAGTACGTTAATAAGTTTGAAGATATGATGTGCGCTTATACGGGTGCTAAGTATGCTATTGCTACGACAAACGGAACATCTGCCCTTCATATGGCCTTGATGTTGGTTGGTGTAGAAAGAGACACTGAAGTTTTATCACAGGCCTTAACTTTCGTGGCAACTGCAAACGCAATTTCTTATATCGGTGCAATTCCAGCTTTTATCGATAGTGGAAAAGAAAATCTTGGGATGTGCCCAAAAAGTCTTGAAGAGTTCTTGACTGAAAATACTGAAGTTAGGGACAATGCAACTTTCAATAAAAGAACTCAGAGAAGAATTTCAGCATGCGTTCCGATGCATGTTTTTGGACATCCAGTAGAGATGGACGAAATTCAAAGACTCTGTAAAAAGTTTAATATCCCTCTAGTTGAAGATGCAGCTGAGTCACTTGGAAGTTTCTACAAAGGTGAGCACACCGGCCTTAAAGGTGATGTGGGAATCCTGAGTTTTAACGGCAATAAGATTGTCACTTGTGGTGGTGGTGGAATGATCATCACTAACAATGAAACTCTTGCTAAAAGAGGAAAGCATTTAACGACAACGGCAAAACAACCACACAAGTGGGAGTTTTATCACGACGAGATTGGATATAACTACAGACTTCCTAACCTGAACGCGGCCTTGGCCTGCGCGCAGATGGAAAACCTTCCTGCTTTCGTAGAAAACAAAAGACAGACCGCTGCTGAATATAGAAACTACTTTGCAAAAAAAGGAATTCGTTTTGTTGATGAACCAAAAGACACTCAGTCTAATTTTTGGTTAAACGCAATAGAATTCAATTCTAGAAAAGAGCGTGATGAGTTTTTAGAATATTCAAACAACAATGGAGTTATGAGCCGTCCTATCTGGAGACTTATGACTGACCTTCCAGCTTTCTCTCATGCTTTTAAAATGCCGATGACAAATGCTAGTCATTACGTTGATACAATTATCAACATTCCCAGCAGTGTAAGGATGAATAAATGA
- a CDS encoding NAD-dependent 4,6-dehydratase LegB has product MKRVLVTGADGFIGSHLTELLVREGYQVRALAQYNSFNDWGWLETIKDLKKVEVVTGDIRDPFFCNEITKDIDIVFHLAALIAIPFSYKAPQSYVETNITGTLNICKAALDNKVKRVMHTSTSEVYGTALYVPIDEKHPLQPQSPYSASKIGADAMAMSFFLSFGLPVTIARPFNTFGPRQSARAVIPTIISQIAAGKTTIELGDTTPTRDFNFVEDTCLGMLKVATSENTIGQTVNIGSNREHTIEETFNLIRKIMNKENEVKLIKDEKRIRPENSEVHRLWCDNSLVDKLTGFKPKYSFEDGLKETIEWFLNPENLKRYKVDIYNV; this is encoded by the coding sequence ATGAAGCGAGTATTAGTTACCGGAGCAGATGGATTTATTGGGTCTCATTTAACAGAATTATTAGTCCGTGAAGGTTATCAGGTTCGCGCATTGGCCCAGTATAATTCTTTTAATGATTGGGGTTGGTTAGAAACTATTAAAGACTTGAAAAAAGTTGAAGTTGTTACAGGTGATATCCGTGATCCATTTTTTTGTAATGAAATCACTAAAGATATTGATATTGTATTTCACTTGGCAGCTTTAATTGCTATTCCATTTTCTTATAAAGCTCCTCAAAGTTATGTTGAAACAAATATAACAGGAACTTTAAATATTTGTAAGGCAGCTCTTGATAACAAAGTGAAGAGAGTTATGCATACATCGACAAGTGAAGTTTACGGAACGGCCCTTTATGTTCCAATCGATGAAAAACATCCACTTCAACCTCAGTCGCCATACAGTGCTTCAAAAATTGGTGCTGATGCAATGGCCATGAGTTTCTTCTTGTCTTTCGGTCTGCCTGTAACAATTGCCCGTCCGTTCAATACATTTGGACCAAGACAATCGGCAAGAGCAGTTATTCCTACAATCATTTCACAAATTGCAGCTGGTAAAACAACGATTGAACTAGGTGACACAACTCCAACGAGAGATTTCAACTTTGTTGAAGATACTTGTCTTGGAATGCTAAAAGTTGCAACGTCTGAAAATACAATCGGTCAGACAGTAAACATTGGTTCTAACCGCGAGCATACGATTGAAGAAACTTTTAATCTTATTCGTAAAATTATGAATAAAGAAAATGAAGTGAAATTAATCAAAGACGAAAAAAGAATTCGTCCGGAGAACTCTGAAGTTCACAGACTTTGGTGTGATAACTCACTGGTTGATAAGCTTACAGGTTTCAAACCCAAATATAGTTTTGAAGATGGTCTGAAAGAAACTATCGAATGGTTCTTAAATCCAGAAAATCTAAAAAGATATAAGGTAGATATTTACAATGTATAA
- the neuC gene encoding UDP-N-acetylglucosamine 2-epimerase, with protein sequence MKTVCVVTGTRADYGLLYWPIKALLDLKDIRVSLVATGTHMSEKHGYTVNAIKKDGFQLDAEIDIEIHGDRPGDIVRVMAVALNKFSTYFEKNRPDLLLILGDRYEIFSVAQAAMVHNIPIAHIHGGEITEGAIDDSIRHALTKMSYLHFSSTEEYRKRIIQMGEEPGRVFCTGAPGLDNIKKLTLLSKSEMEKELGCAFNEKNILVTFHPVTISEEQTIKETTNFFSALSKLPANISFYITMPNADTYSENILTIINEFKKQNLNRTHIFTSLGQLKYLSLMKHVDVVAGNSSSGIIEAPFMKKAVLDVGARQKGRITSTHVVHVQGVTQDIYQALVKILSDDFQKKLDSLPSIYGDGEAGPVIAGKIHDALMTGMKTKSFFNL encoded by the coding sequence ATGAAAACAGTTTGTGTCGTAACAGGAACTAGAGCTGACTATGGTCTTCTATATTGGCCTATTAAAGCTCTACTTGATTTAAAAGATATACGTGTAAGCCTAGTTGCAACTGGCACTCATATGAGTGAAAAACATGGCTATACAGTTAATGCAATAAAAAAGGATGGGTTTCAGCTCGATGCCGAAATCGATATCGAAATTCACGGCGACCGTCCCGGTGATATTGTCAGAGTTATGGCCGTGGCACTCAATAAATTTTCGACTTATTTTGAAAAGAATCGTCCTGATCTTCTTTTAATTTTAGGCGATCGTTATGAAATTTTCTCAGTAGCTCAAGCGGCCATGGTTCATAACATTCCTATTGCTCATATACATGGTGGAGAAATTACAGAAGGTGCTATTGACGACTCCATTCGCCATGCTCTTACAAAAATGTCTTACCTGCATTTTTCTTCAACTGAAGAATATCGCAAAAGAATTATTCAGATGGGAGAAGAGCCTGGACGAGTATTTTGTACAGGTGCTCCTGGACTTGATAATATTAAAAAATTGACCCTGCTTTCAAAAAGCGAAATGGAAAAAGAATTGGGATGTGCTTTTAATGAGAAAAATATTCTTGTCACTTTTCACCCCGTAACAATTAGTGAAGAGCAGACTATTAAAGAAACAACAAACTTCTTTTCAGCTTTAAGTAAACTCCCAGCCAATATTTCGTTTTATATTACGATGCCAAATGCGGATACTTATTCAGAAAATATTTTGACAATTATCAATGAATTTAAAAAACAGAATCTGAACCGTACCCATATTTTTACTAGTTTAGGGCAATTGAAATATTTAAGCTTAATGAAGCATGTCGATGTAGTTGCAGGAAATTCATCGAGTGGCATTATAGAAGCTCCTTTTATGAAAAAAGCTGTGTTAGATGTAGGTGCTCGTCAAAAGGGGCGTATTACAAGTACTCATGTCGTTCATGTTCAAGGTGTTACGCAGGATATTTATCAGGCCCTAGTAAAGATTCTTTCAGATGATTTTCAAAAGAAGCTGGATTCACTTCCAAGCATATATGGTGACGGTGAAGCAGGTCCAGTGATTGCCGGAAAAATTCACGATGCACTGATGACAGGAATGAAGACTAAGTCATTTTTTAATCTTTAG
- the rfbF gene encoding glucose-1-phosphate cytidylyltransferase: protein MKVILLCGGLGTRLSEETNLVPKPMVRIGDLPILLHIMNIYEKHQVNDFTLALGFKADVIKEYFLNFYALSNDLRIDLQTGAVKYLRESHKSWNIDLIDTGLNTLTGGRLARLKNHVGNETFMLTYGDGVSDVNITELIKFHKSHGKIATFTAVRPPSRFGVIEFDGDQVTSFKEKPQTQDGWINGGYFVFEPEIFNYLDEGDETILERRPLEKLAEDGQLMGFKHEGFWQCMDTLRDKTYLNKIWQDGQAPWA, encoded by the coding sequence ATGAAAGTTATTCTTTTATGTGGCGGATTGGGAACACGATTGAGCGAGGAAACAAACCTTGTTCCAAAACCAATGGTCAGGATTGGTGATCTTCCAATTTTATTGCACATTATGAACATTTACGAAAAACACCAAGTTAATGATTTTACCTTGGCCTTAGGCTTCAAAGCAGACGTAATTAAAGAATATTTTCTGAATTTCTATGCTCTAAGTAATGACTTAAGAATTGATCTGCAAACTGGGGCAGTGAAATATCTAAGAGAATCTCATAAAAGCTGGAATATTGATTTAATCGATACAGGATTAAATACTTTGACTGGGGGACGTCTCGCGCGCTTAAAAAATCACGTAGGGAATGAAACATTCATGCTTACTTATGGCGATGGTGTTTCTGATGTTAATATCACTGAGCTTATTAAATTTCATAAGTCTCATGGAAAAATTGCAACTTTTACCGCAGTAAGACCACCTTCTCGTTTTGGAGTAATTGAATTCGATGGGGATCAAGTTACCTCTTTCAAGGAAAAACCTCAAACTCAAGATGGTTGGATCAACGGTGGATACTTTGTTTTTGAACCAGAAATTTTTAATTATCTAGATGAAGGTGATGAAACAATTTTAGAGCGTCGTCCTCTTGAGAAATTGGCTGAAGATGGACAATTAATGGGCTTTAAACACGAAGGATTCTGGCAGTGTATGGATACACTAAGAGATAAAACATACTTAAATAAAATTTGGCAAGATGGACAAGCACCTTGGGCTTAA
- a CDS encoding glycosyltransferase family 4 protein yields MKTLIVLIENYAIGGANKYSEDLINSVANSFEHIEIWGNPEAIKTINRSRISSEITLKSINIFNTSELIKGHKKIQRVILRLLFFPFSFVINFLSLVKLSIKLKKIKPTKILLCNGGYPASLYLIYSCLFIKKQFHPTMTIVSTPTRKTSYLLSLYGNFLDLIVRKNSHSLVVNSHAIKKELVEHHNFEEEKIFIVRNGIADSTPLFRTQKTSLSIGFVSRVEIAKGIRELMSAFDKLHNIYPDIELIIAGDGSLKNEVFEFSKKYTNVKYLGHFAGNIQELLSTIDIFVLPSYQEGLPYSLIEAAMSNCALVASNVGGIPEIIKHNFSGMLIPSHNTYALYQALDYMISHPEKRIEMSNNARATFLNEFTLERMKKDSHFLTL; encoded by the coding sequence ATGAAAACTCTTATTGTTTTAATTGAAAATTATGCTATTGGCGGAGCTAATAAATATAGCGAAGATCTTATCAACTCTGTGGCTAATTCTTTTGAGCACATTGAGATCTGGGGGAATCCTGAAGCGATTAAGACAATCAATCGCTCTCGCATTTCTTCTGAAATAACCTTAAAATCTATTAATATATTCAATACTAGTGAACTTATTAAGGGGCATAAAAAAATTCAAAGAGTGATTCTTAGACTACTTTTCTTTCCCTTTTCTTTTGTGATTAACTTCTTATCGCTTGTTAAACTTTCAATTAAGCTTAAAAAAATCAAACCAACAAAAATACTTTTATGCAATGGGGGGTATCCAGCTTCTTTATATCTCATTTACTCATGCTTATTCATAAAAAAACAATTTCACCCTACGATGACAATCGTAAGCACACCAACACGAAAAACATCTTATCTTTTGAGTTTATACGGAAATTTTCTGGATCTTATTGTCCGCAAGAATTCTCACTCACTTGTTGTCAACTCTCACGCAATCAAAAAAGAGCTGGTTGAACATCATAACTTTGAAGAAGAAAAAATTTTTATCGTACGAAATGGAATAGCTGACTCCACTCCCCTTTTCCGGACTCAAAAGACATCCCTATCAATTGGTTTCGTTTCTCGCGTTGAAATAGCTAAAGGAATAAGAGAATTAATGTCGGCTTTCGACAAACTTCATAACATTTATCCTGATATTGAATTAATTATTGCAGGTGATGGATCTCTAAAAAATGAAGTCTTTGAATTTTCTAAAAAATACACCAACGTTAAGTACCTGGGGCACTTTGCAGGAAACATTCAAGAACTTCTTTCAACTATTGATATCTTTGTTCTTCCTTCCTATCAAGAAGGTTTGCCTTACAGCTTGATTGAAGCAGCTATGTCAAACTGTGCACTTGTCGCCTCCAATGTTGGTGGAATACCTGAAATCATTAAACACAATTTTTCAGGAATGCTTATTCCTTCTCACAATACCTATGCCCTTTATCAAGCACTCGATTACATGATCTCTCATCCTGAGAAACGGATTGAGATGTCCAATAACGCAAGAGCAACCTTTCTCAATGAGTTTACTTTGGAAAGAATGAAAAAAGATTCTCACTTTCTGACACTCTAG